TTTGAATCCTGCGATTGTTTCTTTAACAGGAACATAAGAACCCTTTTGGCCTGTAAACTGTTCTGCTACGTGGAAGTTTTGAGATAGGAAGAACTGGATACGACGTGCGCGTCCTACGATCATCTTATCTTCTTCCTGAAGCTCATCCATACCAAGGATGGCAATGATATCCTGAAGCTCTTTGTAACGCTGAAGCGTCTGCTGAACTTCACGTGCTACACTGTAGTGCTCTTCTCCAACGATCTCTGGAGAAAGTGCGCGTGATGTTGAAGCAAGCGGGTCAACGGCTGGGTAGATACCCATTTCAGAAAGCTTACGTTCAAGGTTTGTCGTTGCATCAAGGTGGGCGAATGTTGTCGCCGGTGCAGGGTCAGTGTAGTCATCGGCAGGTACGTAGATCGCCTGGATCGATGTTACTGAACCAACATTTGTCGACGTGATACGCTCTTGAAGCTGACCCATTTCAGTTGCAAGTGTCGGCTGGTAACCAACGGCTGATGGCATACGACCTAGAAGGGCTGATACCTCAGAACCTGCCTGCGTGAAACGGAAGATGTTATCGATGAACAGAAGTACGTCCTGTCCCTGCTCATCACGGAAGAATTCAGCCATAGTAAGACCTGACAGGGCAACACGCATACGTGCACCCGGCGGCTCGTTCATCTGACCGAATACCATCGCTGTTTTCTTGATAACGCCTGAATCAGTCATCTCGTGGAAAAGGTCATTCCCTTCACGAGTACGCTCTCCAACACCGGCGAATACTGAGATACCGCCGTGCTCTTGTGCGATGTTGTTGATCAGTTCCTGAATCAGTACGGTTTTACCAACACCGGCTCCTCCGAAGAGACCGATTTTACCACCCTTGATGTATGGAGCAAGCAGGTCTACTACTTTGATTCCAGTCTCAAGGATTTCTGTGTCAGTTGAAAGTTGTTCGAATGTTGGTGCTGTACGGTGAATTGGGTCACGCTGTACGCTTGCATCTACATCTCCTGCAAGGTCAATCGCTTCTCCAAGTACGTTAAATACGCGTCCAAGTGTTGCATCTCCAACAGGAACAGTAATTGGCGAACCAAGGTCCGTTACTTCTGCTCCACGCTGAATGCCGTCAGTGGAGGACATCGCAATGGTACGAACAGCATCATCACCGAGGTGAAGCGCTACTTCTAACGTTAGTACTCCGCCTTCTGCTGAACCGGATGGTACTGTTAGAGCGTTATAAATGTCAGGCAGCTGGCCATTGTCAAACTTAATGTCAACAACTGGACCCATGACCTGTAAAACGCGTCCTTTATTCATCATTTTCCCTCCTAGCTTGCTTGTGGAAGCCGAGCGGGAAAGCCCGGCTAAACTTGATATGTCTTTGGTAACGAGAGATTGACCTGCGTTCAGGGCGGACGCTTTCCGCGGGGACGGCGGTGAGCCTCCTCGACACTTCGTGCCTGCGGGGTCTCACCTGTCCGTCTTTTCCCGCTGGAGTCGCCGCCCTTCTCTCCGGTCAACTCTCTGGGTCTGTCTTAGTACGTTTCAGTCACAGCTGGCTCAAACTGATAAGAATGAAAGAAGCTGTTCTGAACTTTATTAGTCTTCTAACGCCGCGGCGCCGCCGACGATTTCGGTGATTTCCTGAGTGATCGCGGCCTGGCGGGCACGGTTGTATGATAATGATAGTGAATCGATAAGCTCTTTGGCGTTGTCCGTTGCACTCTTCATTGCTGTCATACGGGCAGCGTGTTCACTGGCTTTACCGTCTAGCAGTGCGCCGTAGATCAGGCTTTCTGCGTATTGTGGTAAAAGCACTTCAAGGATTGCTTCAGGTGATGGTTCAAACTCGTATGATGTCATGCCGCCTGTTTCAGCTGCTACATCAGTTAGAGGGAGAACCTTCTTCTCTGTTACTTCCTGTGAAATTGCGCTGACGAAGTGGTTGTAGTACATGTAAAGCTCGTCAAAAGCTTCATCTGCATACATGCCCACTGCTTTCCCCGTAATTTCTTTAATATCAGCAAAGCTTGGCTGGTCGGGTAACCCAATGATGCTATCGATGATATTCATGCCTTTTTTAGCAAAGAAGTCACGTCCTACACGACCGACTGCAAGGATGACATACTCATCTTTGCTTGAGTGACGGCTGTTGATCGCATTCATTGCTGAACGGATTACGTTGGAGTTATAAGCTCCTGCAAGTCCTCTGTCAGAAGTGATGACGAGATAAGCAGTCTTTTTCACCGGGCGTGTGCTGAGCATCGGGTGTGATGCATCTGCTGCGCCTGTTGCAATAGAAGCAACCACTTCCTGAATTTTGTTCATGTAAGGGTTGAATGATTTCGCGTTATCCTCTGCACGGGACAGTTTGGATGCGGATACCATTTCCATTGCTTTAGTGATTTGACTTGTCTTTTTCGTCGACGTGATTCTGTTTTTAATATCGCGTAACGATGCCACTGGTTCTCACCACCCTTTAAAGTTGAAATGCTGTGTTAATTATTCGCTTTTAGCAAAAGTCTTTTTGAATCCGTTGATTGCTGCTTCCATATCACTGTCTTCAGGCAGACCTTGCG
This region of Jeotgalibacillus malaysiensis genomic DNA includes:
- a CDS encoding F0F1 ATP synthase subunit gamma; its protein translation is MASLRDIKNRITSTKKTSQITKAMEMVSASKLSRAEDNAKSFNPYMNKIQEVVASIATGAADASHPMLSTRPVKKTAYLVITSDRGLAGAYNSNVIRSAMNAINSRHSSKDEYVILAVGRVGRDFFAKKGMNIIDSIIGLPDQPSFADIKEITGKAVGMYADEAFDELYMYYNHFVSAISQEVTEKKVLPLTDVAAETGGMTSYEFEPSPEAILEVLLPQYAESLIYGALLDGKASEHAARMTAMKSATDNAKELIDSLSLSYNRARQAAITQEITEIVGGAAALED
- a CDS encoding F0F1 ATP synthase subunit beta, translated to MMNKGRVLQVMGPVVDIKFDNGQLPDIYNALTVPSGSAEGGVLTLEVALHLGDDAVRTIAMSSTDGIQRGAEVTDLGSPITVPVGDATLGRVFNVLGEAIDLAGDVDASVQRDPIHRTAPTFEQLSTDTEILETGIKVVDLLAPYIKGGKIGLFGGAGVGKTVLIQELINNIAQEHGGISVFAGVGERTREGNDLFHEMTDSGVIKKTAMVFGQMNEPPGARMRVALSGLTMAEFFRDEQGQDVLLFIDNIFRFTQAGSEVSALLGRMPSAVGYQPTLATEMGQLQERITSTNVGSVTSIQAIYVPADDYTDPAPATTFAHLDATTNLERKLSEMGIYPAVDPLASTSRALSPEIVGEEHYSVAREVQQTLQRYKELQDIIAILGMDELQEEDKMIVGRARRIQFFLSQNFHVAEQFTGQKGSYVPVKETIAGFKDILAGKYDHLPEDAFRLVGRIEEVVESAKKMGVEV